A genomic window from Anticarsia gemmatalis isolate Benzon Research Colony breed Stoneville strain chromosome 6, ilAntGemm2 primary, whole genome shotgun sequence includes:
- the LOC142973828 gene encoding uncharacterized protein LOC142973828: MSVLRIRDTSKLKQLLTEDEHKTRYRTTPIITTFYDTRLTEYDIKNFVENGLRIVRFRMILITQDDRIKWIKLLEKAAAAFCEKYDINYWPIALSIDIPNVCIQSGFLDEEIKEPSVLLKEGTIVKVTSDPKYITKCSAKTIFINDPYTLPTITPGTEINLQFGRTVLICTEVIDKKTIMCKVTVGGELSDVEIVCIRGVKLLRPALSKKDLEIIEFAKEYKLDMVTINSIRYTKTLTRIKEMFKGHHMPLFLSTICEEEGLENIDDIIAESDGVILAREFLEASITNPSQLLKIQMQISAKCKARGVPFYISGNILERSISVGEVLDHDLNDITNTVLQGSGFMLRMYNDSQNIGLALGLLNEICGNVEPGLIDSAEFWRVFEELRIPVNAAEACAQACILTAKVANSRVLVVLTVTGGTVHLLNHMSDNFNMIAVTTKPVVARRLLLYPGVMPIVYDKPSLSQWNVEMMSRVRYAVDHAVKFKILRYGDQFIVLRKSSPYSSFCDQMSVLKVDDVLSE, from the exons ATGAGTGTCTTAAGGATACGTGATACTAGCAAATTAAAGCAGTTGCTCACAGAAGATGAACACAAAACTAGATACAGGACGACACCAATCATCACCACATTCT ATGACACACGACTAACAGAATACGATATCAAAAACTTCGTTGAAAATGGCCTCAGAATAGTTAGATTTAGAATGATACTTATTACACAAGACGATAGGATTAAATGGATCAAATTATTGGAGAAAGCGGCGGCTGCGTTCTGTGAGAAATACGATATCAACTATTGGCCTATTGCTCTTAGTATTGATATACCTAATGTTTGTATACAGTCTGGATTCCTCGATGAG GAAATAAAAGAACCCAGTGTCTTATTAAAAGAAGGTACCATCGTTAAAGTAACAAGTGATCCAAAGTACATCACTAAATGCAGTGCAAAAACGATTTTCATCAATGACCCATACACTTTACCCACTATTACACCGGGAACAGAGATTAATCTACAATTTGGAAGAACAGTACTAATATGTACTGAAGTGATTGATAAAAAGACTATCATGTGTAAAGTGACCGTTGGTGGAGAACTGAGTGATGTTGAAATAGTTTGTATACGTGGTGTTAAACTCCTGAGACCAGCTCTATCGAAGAAGGATCTAGAAATCATTGAATTTGCGAAAGAGTATAAG CTCGACATGGTTACAATAAACTCTATTCGTTATACAAAAACGCTTACTCGAATAAAGGAGATGTTTAAAGGACATCACATGCCGTTGTTCTTAAGTACTATATGCGAAGAAGAGGGCTTGGAGAATATTGACGATATTATTGCG gaaTCAGATGGAGTGATCCTAGCAAGAGAATTTCTGGAAGCTTCTATAACCAACCCGAGCCAGTTACTCAAGATACAGATGCAGATTAGCGCCAAATGTAAAGCG CGCGGCGTACCGTTCTACATATCAGGGAACATTCTAGAAAGAAGTATTTCAGTCGGCGAAGTCCTTGACCACGATTTAAACGACATCACTAATACAGTGCTTCAAGGATCCGGCTTCATGTTGAGAATGTATAATGATTCTCAAAATATAGGCCTTGCACTGGGCTTGTTGAACGAAATTTGTGGCAATGTAGAACCTGGGCTAATTGACTCGGCTGAATTTTGGAGGGTGTTTGAGGAG CTCAGGATCCCCGTGAACGCTGCAGAAGCCTGCGCACAAGCCTGTATTCTAACTGCAAAGGTCGCTAATTCAAGAGTGTTAGTAGTTCTCACTGTCACCGGCGGGACGGTACATCTACTGAACCATATGTCTGATAATTTTAACATGATTGCGGTTACTACTAAACCTGTTGTTGCAAGACGACTGCTACTTTATCCGGGAGTTATGCCTATTGTTTATGATA AACCATCGCTATCTCAATGGAATGTTGAAATGATGAGCCGTGTCCGCTACGCAGTGGATCATGCGGTTAAATTCAAGATCCTAAGATATGGAGATCAGTTTATCGTTTTAAGGAAAAGTAGTCCGTATAGTTCCTTTTGTGACCAAATGAGTGTTTTAAAGGTCGATGACGTGTT gtctgaataa
- the LOC142973899 gene encoding uncharacterized protein LOC142973899, producing the protein MFKWTFLYVAIALVFYLYNKYLVISTRGKKHEVLVFEHGDNLTGGLLAYTFKGEVPLFTPLFVHIIDKAEIKEKREIKYVRVEYISRLSPVIVSFVPDLYIVQFKIQFPFLVIPYTIYAFN; encoded by the exons ATGTTCAAATGGACATTTTTGTATGTAGCGATAGCATTGGTTTTCTACTTgtacaacaaatatttagtGATTTCGACTAGAGGAAAGAAACATGAAGTGTTAGTTTTTGAGCAcg gTGATAACTTAACGGGTGGACTTTTAGCATATACGTTTAAAGGAGAAGTGCCGTTATTTACGCCATTATTCGTTCATATAATTGATAAGGCT gaAATCAAAGAGAAACGTGAGATAAAGTATGTAAGAGTTGAATACATCAGTCGATTATCCCCAGTTATAGTCAGTTTCGTTCCAGATTTATACATcgtacaatttaaaatacagtttCCTTTTCTCGTTATTCCGTATACAATTTATgcttttaattaa